One genomic segment of Paenibacillus sp. FSL H8-0332 includes these proteins:
- a CDS encoding AAA family ATPase, which produces MEQENKKPAVIYEYHEDSAGIIKGYEVYARLVDGILEALHTRYGVRYELYASDDPNSEYWKLLENDVQSGNAGVEHVARIFDRLEDRTFVFDDEKEQPEYHIHLSVRNNVLAYPAMGVALARVPVFQENGINFQDYVFAASDAQLQFFLGNVRKRQREQNINKVTVFTDRRNGISREDEPITRAVRREEVILDAGIKKEIYRSLDQFFDSDRSFYVTYDIPYKRGILLYGHPGNGKTTLVKSIAGSVPGPVLYWQITEYTSSESVNEVFEAAARLAPMVLVIEDIDSMPQEVRSFFLNTLDGATSKEGIFLIGTTNYPDKIDPGLMNRAGRFDRAYEIKMPSEALRLEYLQLRGFSAFVGEEGTATAARLTGDFSLTQLGELYVSAALEWHENGTAEVESLVRGMRGELDKGRKREWMKDASSSIGFY; this is translated from the coding sequence ATGGAGCAGGAGAATAAGAAACCAGCTGTGATCTATGAATATCATGAGGACAGTGCCGGAATCATCAAAGGTTATGAGGTATACGCCCGCTTGGTGGACGGTATACTTGAAGCCCTTCACACCCGTTACGGCGTCCGCTATGAGCTGTATGCCAGCGATGACCCCAACAGTGAGTACTGGAAGCTGCTGGAGAACGATGTGCAGAGCGGGAATGCCGGAGTGGAGCATGTGGCGCGGATTTTTGACCGCCTGGAGGACCGGACGTTCGTGTTCGACGATGAGAAAGAGCAGCCGGAGTACCATATCCATCTGTCGGTTCGCAATAATGTGCTGGCGTATCCGGCCATGGGCGTAGCTCTGGCACGGGTGCCGGTGTTTCAGGAGAACGGCATTAACTTTCAGGATTATGTATTTGCCGCCTCCGATGCGCAGCTGCAGTTCTTCCTTGGCAATGTGCGCAAGCGTCAGCGGGAGCAGAATATCAACAAGGTGACGGTGTTCACCGACCGGCGCAACGGGATTTCCCGGGAGGATGAGCCGATTACGCGTGCGGTTAGGCGTGAAGAGGTAATTTTGGATGCCGGGATCAAAAAAGAGATCTACCGCTCACTCGACCAGTTTTTTGATAGCGACCGCAGCTTCTATGTTACCTATGACATCCCGTATAAACGGGGGATCCTGCTCTACGGGCATCCGGGCAACGGCAAGACTACGCTGGTCAAATCCATTGCCGGAAGCGTTCCGGGACCTGTGCTCTACTGGCAGATTACGGAGTATACGAGCAGTGAATCGGTGAATGAGGTGTTCGAGGCTGCGGCCCGGCTGGCGCCGATGGTGCTGGTGATTGAGGACATCGACTCCATGCCGCAGGAGGTGCGCTCCTTCTTCCTGAACACGCTGGACGGGGCCACCTCCAAGGAGGGGATCTTCCTGATCGGCACAACCAATTACCCGGATAAAATCGACCCGGGTCTCATGAACCGCGCCGGGCGCTTCGACCGGGCTTATGAGATCAAGATGCCGAGCGAGGCGCTGCGCCTTGAATACCTGCAGCTTAGAGGCTTCTCCGCCTTCGTTGGAGAAGAAGGCACGGCCACGGCTGCGCGCTTGACCGGAGATTTCTCCCTGACCCAGCTGGGGGAGCTGTATGTCAGTGCGGCGCTGGAATGGCATGAGAACGGCACGGCTGAGGTGGAGTCGCTGGTGCGGGGGATGCGCGGCGAGCTGGACAAAGGCCGCAAACGGGAATGGATGAAGGATGCTTCGTCCAGTATCGGGTTTTATTGA
- a CDS encoding HAD family hydrolase: METNRKLAVFFDLDDTLYDHLVPFREAVREVLAPEEDKLDYAELFYTVRHHSDLLWPKYLRGEMELEETRVLRLELAFAEFGLPLSREQAVQIQASYIARQYTIEMIEGVAEQLQRFINKGHTVGIITNGPQEHQMGKLRGLGIDRIIPPEMIFISDAVGLAKPDPAIFAHVNRVTGTTPENSLYVGDTWANDVVGALTAGWQVCWYNPRGRRPGTDHTPSYIFTNYKEFSELPLV; the protein is encoded by the coding sequence GTGGAGACAAACCGTAAGCTGGCTGTGTTTTTTGATCTGGATGATACGCTGTATGACCACCTGGTTCCCTTCCGGGAAGCCGTACGTGAGGTGCTGGCCCCCGAGGAGGACAAGCTGGATTACGCTGAGCTGTTCTACACGGTAAGACATCATAGCGATTTGCTGTGGCCGAAGTATCTGCGCGGGGAGATGGAGCTGGAGGAGACGCGGGTGCTGCGGCTGGAGCTGGCTTTTGCCGAATTTGGCTTGCCGCTCTCCCGGGAGCAGGCTGTGCAGATACAGGCCTCCTATATTGCCCGCCAGTATACGATTGAGATGATCGAAGGCGTAGCGGAGCAGCTGCAGCGGTTCATTAATAAGGGCCATACGGTAGGCATTATCACCAACGGCCCGCAGGAGCACCAGATGGGCAAGCTGCGCGGGCTGGGCATCGACCGGATCATTCCCCCGGAGATGATCTTCATCTCGGATGCGGTCGGTCTGGCGAAGCCGGACCCGGCCATCTTCGCCCATGTCAACAGGGTGACGGGAACGACACCGGAGAACAGCCTATATGTGGGCGATACCTGGGCCAACGATGTGGTCGGGGCGCTTACGGCAGGCTGGCAGGTGTGCTGGTACAATCCACGCGGGCGGAGGCCGGGCACGGACCATACGCCGAGCTATATTTTCACGAATTACAAGGAGTTCAGCGAGCTGCCGCTGGTGTGA
- a CDS encoding TetR/AcrR family transcriptional regulator has translation MSIDRKALILQAATLSFVQFGYKATTMDQVSRIANVGKGTIYTFFKTKEELFEEILDKATSELTSVMSRVAAQQTSFVHKLLNLLDSILEFRLDHELFVKLAQEVRDIGTAQALEGVKRMEGYALDFLQQQIEEAIGSGEVKPCDASVAAFMILRMYLALTTEWNKSHEPLDQDKIKEHMILFISTGMLQ, from the coding sequence ATGTCTATTGACCGTAAAGCGTTAATCCTGCAGGCAGCAACCCTGTCTTTTGTACAATTTGGCTATAAGGCTACAACGATGGATCAGGTATCCAGAATCGCCAATGTGGGCAAGGGCACGATCTATACCTTTTTCAAAACCAAGGAAGAACTGTTCGAGGAAATTCTGGACAAGGCCACCTCCGAATTAACATCGGTGATGAGCCGTGTGGCTGCGCAGCAAACTTCCTTCGTGCATAAGCTGCTTAATCTGCTGGACTCCATTCTGGAATTCCGCCTGGACCACGAGCTGTTCGTGAAGCTGGCCCAGGAGGTACGGGATATCGGTACGGCCCAGGCGCTCGAAGGTGTGAAGCGGATGGAGGGCTACGCGCTGGACTTCCTGCAGCAGCAGATCGAGGAGGCCATCGGGAGCGGAGAAGTGAAGCCTTGCGATGCCAGTGTGGCTGCGTTTATGATTCTGCGGATGTATCTGGCTCTGACCACGGAATGGAACAAATCCCATGAGCCGCTGGATCAGGACAAGATCAAAGAGCATATGATTCTGTTCATTTCCACCGGAATGCTGCAATAG
- a CDS encoding RtcB family protein, which produces MMPQAGEMSRYKHEVALPGGDLKVYASEQLFGSLDYKVLEMANNNLQIPGIEYMSYTPDVHVGVGTCIGTTAVWDAASGYVSPSIVGSDIGCGMRVHLTNLHMDDLREVKLRRKLVRAIEKYLPMEAQQRGHYSDIRLENIVRKGLHGLPNKYVPDSYTPKKSSALSHVEISKLAFDDEILNELPDMAWHRGHRQLGTLGGGNHFVEIQAIEIAEEQREVAEAWGLKDGQIAVMIHSGSRAWGGMVNQFCTPAFAKVMGQLGLGSADPRLIYAPLAHPQARRYVNLMYSALNYAVVNRHLIAYGVREGFRDVFGTKCELRTLYDLMHNYAWEEKTSSGSKFVHRKGATRALPADHADNPKAYAATGHPALIPGSMGTASYIMVGQPGGEENYYSICHGAGRIRSRSATKRLVSVHEFSRSMKVGTADEIVVNQHSLESIIDESPQAYKNVDEIIESVTGAGLAAVVAKCKPLAAIKGTK; this is translated from the coding sequence ATGATGCCCCAAGCGGGGGAGATGTCCCGCTACAAACATGAGGTAGCCCTTCCGGGCGGCGACCTTAAGGTCTACGCCAGCGAGCAATTATTCGGCTCACTGGATTACAAGGTCCTGGAAATGGCCAACAACAATCTGCAGATTCCGGGTATTGAATATATGAGCTATACGCCCGATGTGCATGTAGGCGTCGGAACCTGCATCGGAACTACTGCCGTCTGGGACGCCGCGTCCGGCTATGTGTCGCCGTCCATCGTGGGCAGCGATATCGGCTGCGGGATGCGTGTGCATCTGACCAATCTCCATATGGATGATCTGCGTGAAGTGAAGCTGCGCCGGAAGCTGGTCCGTGCGATTGAGAAGTATTTGCCGATGGAGGCCCAGCAGCGCGGCCATTACAGTGATATCCGGCTGGAGAATATTGTCCGCAAGGGACTGCATGGCCTGCCGAACAAATATGTTCCGGACAGCTACACCCCGAAGAAATCAAGCGCGCTGTCCCATGTGGAGATCAGCAAGCTGGCCTTCGATGACGAGATCCTGAATGAGCTGCCGGATATGGCCTGGCACCGCGGCCACCGCCAGCTCGGCACGCTTGGCGGCGGCAACCATTTCGTCGAGATTCAGGCGATTGAGATCGCTGAGGAGCAGCGTGAGGTCGCTGAAGCGTGGGGACTGAAGGACGGGCAGATTGCCGTGATGATCCACTCCGGCTCCCGGGCCTGGGGAGGCATGGTCAATCAGTTCTGTACCCCGGCCTTCGCCAAGGTCATGGGCCAGCTTGGACTGGGCAGCGCCGACCCGCGCCTGATCTATGCGCCTCTGGCACATCCGCAGGCCCGGCGCTATGTTAATCTGATGTACTCGGCGCTGAACTATGCGGTGGTGAACCGCCATCTGATCGCTTATGGAGTCCGTGAGGGCTTCCGTGACGTCTTCGGCACGAAGTGCGAGCTGCGCACCCTCTACGATCTGATGCACAATTACGCCTGGGAAGAGAAGACTTCCTCAGGCAGCAAGTTCGTCCACCGCAAAGGAGCCACCCGCGCCCTGCCCGCAGACCATGCGGATAACCCGAAGGCTTATGCGGCGACCGGGCATCCGGCGCTGATTCCAGGCTCGATGGGCACCGCTTCCTACATCATGGTCGGCCAGCCCGGAGGAGAAGAGAATTATTATTCAATCTGCCATGGTGCAGGACGTATCCGTTCCCGCTCGGCAACGAAGCGGCTGGTGTCTGTCCATGAATTTTCCCGGTCGATGAAGGTGGGGACGGCAGATGAGATTGTAGTGAATCAGCATTCCCTGGAATCTATCATTGACGAATCTCCCCAGGCCTATAAGAATGTAGATGAGATCATAGAAAGCGTTACGGGCGCCGGCCTGGCTGCCGTTGTGGCCAAATGCAAGCCGCTCGCAGCGATAAAGGGGACGAAATAA
- a CDS encoding GNAT family N-acetyltransferase has translation MLNFRFERAALEDVEELAPVFDEYRSFYGQAADLEAAREFLTARLQHEESVVFMAVAGEGEDRRIYGLAQLYPSFSSITVQPVWILNDLFVTKEQRGQGLGSLLLEGVKGFAQGTGAKGLTLSTMTTNTGAQRLYEAHGYERDESFFTYHLYF, from the coding sequence ATGCTGAATTTTCGCTTTGAACGGGCGGCTCTTGAGGATGTGGAGGAGCTGGCACCTGTATTTGATGAATACCGCAGCTTTTACGGCCAAGCCGCTGACCTGGAAGCTGCCCGCGAGTTCCTGACGGCAAGACTGCAGCATGAGGAATCGGTTGTCTTCATGGCAGTTGCCGGTGAGGGTGAAGACAGGCGGATCTATGGGTTGGCGCAGTTATATCCCTCGTTCTCTTCCATCACGGTCCAGCCGGTATGGATTCTGAACGATTTGTTCGTAACAAAGGAGCAGCGGGGACAGGGACTGGGCTCACTGCTGCTTGAAGGCGTGAAGGGCTTCGCGCAGGGGACAGGCGCCAAGGGTTTGACGCTGTCCACCATGACAACCAATACCGGTGCACAGCGTCTATACGAAGCTCATGGTTATGAGCGGGACGAGAGCTTTTTCACTTATCATTTATATTTCTGA
- a CDS encoding YqkE family protein, which yields MAKKKKNTPAPRPAATDAPATLKDMLSREVLDKLKAQSDALKAEEQGKKDAVLKAAEDKRKAEQKRLENDFGHLLENSNQDWSKFK from the coding sequence TTGGCTAAAAAGAAGAAAAATACCCCGGCTCCGCGTCCTGCGGCAACGGATGCTCCCGCAACCCTTAAAGACATGCTCAGCCGCGAGGTGCTGGATAAGCTGAAGGCGCAGTCTGATGCGCTGAAGGCCGAAGAGCAAGGTAAGAAGGACGCAGTCCTGAAGGCGGCGGAGGACAAGCGCAAGGCTGAGCAGAAACGGCTGGAGAATGATTTCGGTCATCTGCTGGAGAACAGCAATCAGGACTGGTCCAAGTTTAAATAA
- a CDS encoding sigma-70 family RNA polymerase sigma factor, with amino-acid sequence MEPNSLDELYELYVDDIYRYLRSLCQDHHAAEDLMQDTFYRAYLYLEDCREERVKPWLFRVAYNAFVDYTRKEKRSVAKEGAYFSSLPHPETTEGTLLKQERWEEAARALSLLPEGQRHALLLHDVHGLSYKEAADIMEVGLSQYKILVFRARQKLREAERRRNEHE; translated from the coding sequence ATGGAGCCGAATTCGCTGGATGAACTATATGAACTTTATGTTGACGACATCTACCGCTATCTGCGCTCCCTCTGCCAGGACCACCATGCGGCCGAAGATTTGATGCAGGATACCTTTTACCGGGCGTATCTGTATCTGGAGGATTGCCGGGAGGAACGGGTTAAGCCGTGGCTGTTCAGGGTCGCGTATAATGCATTCGTGGATTATACACGCAAGGAGAAGCGGAGTGTGGCGAAGGAAGGCGCTTATTTCAGCAGCCTGCCCCACCCGGAGACAACGGAGGGCACTCTGCTGAAGCAGGAACGCTGGGAGGAAGCGGCGCGGGCACTTAGCCTGTTGCCGGAGGGGCAGCGCCATGCGCTGCTGCTGCACGATGTGCACGGGCTGAGCTATAAGGAAGCCGCTGACATTATGGAGGTGGGCTTGTCCCAATACAAGATACTGGTATTCCGCGCCAGGCAGAAGCTGCGTGAGGCGGAGCGGAGGAGGAATGAGCATGAGTGA
- a CDS encoding FAD:protein FMN transferase, protein MSEIKKTSKNKKTVVILAALVVVIAAAVVIWLTVGNNKSENSPAATETPGGASASKDGDTKSLEQTFYIYDTVVTIKVFGNTVEQKNMDDIQAMLERMDIEFSRTKTNGELYAVNQAAGKEAVAVSDETLDIVKLSLKYAEEMDGLYDPTVGPLVDLWAIGEGGDHVPDQAAIDKARSLTNYKDVIVDEAAKTVKLAKEGMVLDMGGIGKGYAADRIADYLKAQGLNSAMINLGGSSIIALGNKPNGSQWNIGLQDPDQSRGSQLGTIKITDEVIDASGVYERFFMQDGVRYHHILDPRTGFPSQNGLKSITIMSPSATDADALSTGVFLMGLEEGLKYLEAMPEKVEAFFITDDNKIYATSELKKRLNLTDPTYSFAN, encoded by the coding sequence ATGTCTGAAATCAAAAAAACATCTAAGAACAAAAAAACCGTTGTAATTCTGGCCGCGCTCGTTGTTGTTATCGCTGCGGCTGTGGTTATCTGGCTTACAGTAGGCAACAACAAGAGTGAAAACAGCCCGGCTGCTACAGAAACCCCTGGCGGCGCCTCTGCCTCCAAAGACGGCGATACGAAGTCCCTGGAGCAGACGTTTTATATTTATGATACCGTCGTGACTATCAAGGTGTTCGGTAACACGGTGGAGCAGAAGAATATGGATGACATTCAGGCCATGCTGGAACGGATGGACATCGAGTTCAGCCGCACCAAGACAAACGGAGAATTGTACGCAGTGAATCAGGCCGCGGGCAAAGAAGCCGTTGCTGTGTCTGATGAAACGCTGGATATCGTGAAGCTCTCCCTCAAATATGCCGAGGAAATGGACGGGCTGTATGATCCGACGGTTGGCCCGCTTGTGGATCTCTGGGCGATTGGCGAAGGCGGGGACCATGTGCCTGACCAGGCTGCGATCGACAAGGCCCGCAGCTTGACCAACTATAAGGATGTTATCGTAGATGAAGCCGCGAAGACGGTCAAGTTAGCCAAAGAAGGCATGGTGCTGGACATGGGCGGAATCGGCAAAGGCTATGCGGCTGACCGGATCGCCGACTATCTTAAGGCTCAGGGCCTGAACAGCGCGATGATCAATCTCGGCGGCAGCAGCATTATCGCCCTTGGCAACAAGCCGAACGGCTCCCAGTGGAATATCGGCCTGCAGGACCCGGATCAGAGCCGGGGCTCCCAACTGGGCACGATTAAGATTACCGATGAGGTCATTGATGCTTCCGGGGTGTATGAGCGCTTCTTCATGCAGGACGGGGTGCGTTACCACCATATACTCGATCCGCGTACAGGCTTCCCTTCCCAGAACGGGCTGAAGAGTATTACCATCATGAGCCCGAGCGCGACAGACGCGGACGCTCTTTCCACCGGTGTGTTCCTCATGGGCCTGGAAGAAGGCCTGAAATATCTTGAAGCAATGCCAGAGAAGGTTGAGGCCTTCTTCATTACGGATGACAACAAGATCTATGCCACCTCTGAGCTGAAGAAACGGCTGAATCTGACCGATCCGACTTATAGCTTCGCTAATTAA
- a CDS encoding SGNH/GDSL hydrolase family protein, translating into MEEYNNGTVFGGQEGPAAPQDPVERRDGFFVMFETAIEATARAEGKPSQEVYLEGNYLIDKAKYIGGVTDEQMLGMLRDWTGFRKLVHSIGVSVKTAEEGAAVTFLMQNWGRTSKYETGTQLRVPCPGDGTEIIVRLEENEWSEEDVAPGKYAFEFSKEGELAIASIVLYLNDGYTAPELTAEPPVDFDSSAYRGMIAKSLLHAGNNRRLKRAMDKAASGEDVTIAYIGGSITQGAGAKPIHTECYAYQSYLRFKELFGKDGGENIHFIKAGVGGTPSELGMIRYERDVLKDGAAAPDIVVVEFAVNDEGDETKGNCFESLCLKILSAESQPAVILLFSVFVNDWNLQDRLSPVGRRYNLPMVSVKDAVTEQFRLSKAEGNIISKRQFFYDIYHPTNDGHRVMADSLAYLFSETARAAMDKEEEDILAGPPVLGNDFAHVRLLDRISDLGSAGAAITIEAGGFHGTDEELQQVEMDADPFGTPQFPHNWMHTAASGEDGFRLTITSKNLILVFKDSGSPDVGKAEVYVDGKLVLTADPHVNSWTHCNAVILYKNEQSQQHLVEIRMAPEDQEKCFTILGFGYSA; encoded by the coding sequence ATGGAAGAGTATAACAACGGTACCGTTTTTGGCGGGCAGGAGGGTCCGGCGGCACCTCAAGATCCAGTGGAGCGCCGTGACGGCTTCTTCGTCATGTTCGAGACGGCGATTGAGGCAACCGCCCGGGCGGAGGGCAAGCCCTCGCAAGAGGTCTATCTGGAAGGGAACTATCTGATCGATAAGGCCAAATACATAGGCGGGGTTACGGATGAGCAGATGCTGGGGATGCTTAGAGACTGGACCGGCTTCCGCAAGCTGGTGCACAGCATTGGAGTGTCCGTGAAGACGGCGGAGGAAGGGGCAGCGGTCACTTTTCTCATGCAGAATTGGGGCAGAACCAGCAAGTATGAGACCGGCACTCAGCTGCGGGTCCCTTGTCCGGGCGATGGAACGGAAATCATAGTGAGGCTGGAGGAGAACGAGTGGTCTGAGGAGGATGTGGCTCCCGGCAAATATGCCTTTGAATTCAGTAAGGAGGGGGAACTGGCGATAGCGAGCATCGTGCTCTACCTGAATGACGGGTACACGGCGCCTGAGCTGACAGCTGAACCCCCGGTAGACTTCGATTCGTCTGCCTACCGCGGGATGATTGCGAAGTCTCTGCTGCATGCGGGCAATAACCGGCGGCTGAAGCGGGCGATGGACAAGGCTGCAAGCGGCGAGGATGTGACGATTGCTTATATTGGCGGGTCTATCACACAGGGGGCCGGAGCCAAGCCGATCCATACCGAATGCTATGCTTATCAGTCGTACTTGAGATTTAAGGAGCTATTCGGCAAGGACGGAGGAGAGAATATTCACTTCATTAAGGCCGGGGTTGGCGGGACGCCCTCCGAGCTGGGGATGATACGCTATGAGCGGGATGTGCTGAAGGATGGTGCAGCAGCTCCTGACATCGTAGTGGTGGAATTTGCCGTGAATGATGAAGGGGACGAGACGAAGGGCAACTGCTTCGAGAGCCTCTGTCTCAAAATCCTGTCTGCCGAAAGCCAGCCAGCCGTCATCCTGCTGTTCAGTGTCTTCGTGAACGACTGGAACCTGCAGGACCGCCTCTCCCCGGTAGGCAGACGCTATAATCTCCCGATGGTCAGTGTCAAAGATGCAGTAACAGAGCAGTTCCGGCTTAGCAAGGCCGAAGGGAATATCATCTCCAAACGGCAATTCTTCTACGATATCTATCACCCCACGAATGACGGGCACCGCGTAATGGCGGACTCCTTAGCCTACCTGTTCTCCGAAACTGCTAGGGCGGCGATGGATAAAGAAGAGGAGGATATTCTGGCGGGACCGCCTGTGCTCGGCAATGATTTTGCCCATGTCCGGCTGCTGGACCGTATAAGTGATCTGGGCAGTGCAGGTGCTGCGATTACTATTGAAGCTGGCGGCTTCCACGGTACGGATGAGGAGCTGCAGCAGGTGGAGATGGATGCCGATCCGTTTGGCACTCCGCAATTCCCGCATAACTGGATGCACACGGCTGCGTCCGGTGAGGATGGCTTCAGGCTGACAATCACCAGCAAGAATCTGATCCTGGTCTTCAAGGATTCGGGCAGCCCGGATGTAGGCAAGGCGGAGGTTTACGTGGACGGCAAGCTGGTTCTGACGGCAGATCCGCATGTGAATAGCTGGACGCACTGCAACGCCGTGATTCTGTACAAAAATGAGCAGAGCCAGCAGCATTTGGTGGAAATCCGGATGGCGCCGGAGGATCAGGAGAAGTGCTTCACCATCCTGGGCTTTGGCTATTCGGCTTAA
- a CDS encoding metallophosphoesterase, with translation MKIGVVSDTHLSSRAKGLPSVLIKEFRQVDIILHLGDWVSPEIYELLAELAPVEGIAGNNDGYEIIERFGESKILTLEGMRIGMIHGHAPYSRKGTDGNALLAFEGEDVDCILFGHSHQPLMRREKGILLFNPGSPTDKRREKQYSFGLMDIEDGKITARHVFYDSRE, from the coding sequence ATGAAGATAGGAGTGGTCTCGGATACACATCTCTCAAGCAGGGCGAAGGGGCTGCCGTCCGTGCTTATTAAGGAATTCCGCCAGGTGGATATCATTCTGCATTTGGGAGACTGGGTGTCGCCCGAGATTTATGAACTGCTGGCCGAGCTTGCTCCGGTAGAGGGGATTGCCGGGAACAACGATGGCTATGAGATTATTGAGCGCTTCGGCGAGAGCAAAATCCTTACGCTTGAAGGCATGCGCATCGGAATGATTCACGGACATGCGCCATATTCCCGCAAGGGAACGGATGGGAATGCGCTGCTGGCTTTTGAAGGGGAGGATGTGGACTGCATTCTGTTCGGCCATTCCCATCAGCCGCTGATGCGCCGGGAGAAGGGGATTCTGTTGTTCAATCCGGGCTCGCCTACGGACAAACGCCGGGAGAAGCAGTATTCGTTCGGCTTGATGGATATTGAGGACGGTAAAATTACCGCCCGTCATGTCTTTTACGATTCCAGGGAATAA
- a CDS encoding anti-sigma factor, translating into MSEEFKEKLRKYSEGTLPEEEREELESELVKLEAYQLYLEEQMEREEQEGQATGNWTKADPQGSATPGFKKAKKKRREKSIIRRGKWKARINNTLTVFSAFLIFTVISSIITVVFYNTGDRGDTYRDVVESAIAVTRPNTTVRLSSDAHYFFRMELSGNLLKQVGSESIQAGNYSQNFLLGLANNGIYNWMDERNGSGKVFYYPSAKGGAVGGDDNDQWKRLAKLPEGTVAEAYLSLGHLYTTDELLKQLEPLNLQPVWFGADAGPLTRDNDVVIYPLGFPYQPMWHKDDMKKSEVTTTKTGWFSSVSSYSSVSPSVEEYGSGALRDANFIKTLKLLQQHQTLAGRAVHINQLDTSVAYLEQNGVKLYGAVVTGPVKELLKLREASWVSHLQVGEVRLWNWTE; encoded by the coding sequence ATGAGTGAGGAATTCAAAGAGAAGCTGCGCAAATACAGTGAAGGTACCCTCCCGGAGGAGGAGCGTGAGGAGCTGGAGAGCGAGCTTGTGAAGCTTGAGGCATATCAGTTGTATCTGGAGGAGCAGATGGAACGGGAGGAGCAGGAAGGGCAGGCCACCGGGAATTGGACCAAGGCGGACCCGCAAGGTAGCGCAACTCCAGGGTTCAAGAAGGCGAAGAAGAAGCGAAGAGAGAAGTCCATTATTCGCCGGGGCAAATGGAAGGCGCGGATTAACAATACACTTACTGTATTTTCGGCGTTCCTGATCTTTACGGTCATTAGCAGCATTATCACAGTAGTCTTCTACAACACCGGAGACCGCGGCGACACTTACCGTGATGTGGTAGAATCAGCGATTGCCGTTACCCGCCCCAACACCACGGTGCGCCTTTCATCGGATGCACATTATTTTTTCCGGATGGAGTTATCCGGGAATCTGCTGAAGCAGGTGGGCAGCGAGAGCATTCAGGCCGGTAATTATTCACAGAATTTCCTTCTGGGACTGGCCAATAATGGTATATATAATTGGATGGATGAGCGGAACGGGTCTGGAAAAGTGTTCTATTATCCGTCAGCGAAGGGCGGCGCCGTTGGAGGGGATGATAATGACCAGTGGAAGAGGCTTGCGAAGCTTCCTGAAGGTACGGTTGCTGAGGCGTATCTGTCACTCGGCCATTTATATACCACAGATGAACTCCTGAAGCAGCTGGAGCCGCTGAACCTTCAGCCTGTCTGGTTCGGGGCGGATGCCGGACCTTTAACGAGGGATAACGATGTGGTTATATATCCGCTTGGCTTCCCCTATCAGCCTATGTGGCACAAGGACGATATGAAGAAATCCGAAGTCACCACTACCAAGACAGGCTGGTTCAGCTCGGTATCCTCCTATAGCAGCGTATCGCCTTCCGTTGAAGAATACGGGAGCGGCGCGCTGCGGGATGCCAACTTTATCAAGACGCTTAAGCTGCTGCAGCAGCATCAGACACTCGCTGGCAGAGCGGTGCATATCAATCAGTTAGATACCTCCGTGGCCTATCTGGAGCAGAACGGAGTGAAGCTCTATGGGGCCGTAGTCACCGGACCGGTCAAGGAGCTGCTGAAGCTGCGCGAGGCTTCATGGGTGAGCCACCTCCAGGTAGGGGAAGTACGGCTTTGGAACTGGACGGAGTGA
- a CDS encoding helix-turn-helix domain-containing protein, protein MKSIELCPRLQKSMDIIGRRWTGLIIYQLLLGPQRFGEIESSLPVSGRLLSERLKELEQEGIVLREVFPETPVRIQYSLTGKGRALESVIRDLQVWSESWITEEECRSAFSAPPQP, encoded by the coding sequence ATGAAATCCATAGAGTTATGTCCAAGATTACAAAAAAGCATGGATATTATCGGCAGACGCTGGACGGGCTTAATCATCTATCAGCTGCTCTTGGGACCCCAGCGCTTCGGGGAAATTGAGTCCTCGCTGCCTGTCAGCGGCCGGCTGCTGTCTGAACGGCTAAAGGAGCTGGAGCAGGAAGGCATCGTGCTGCGCGAGGTATTCCCTGAGACCCCCGTCCGCATCCAGTATTCGCTTACAGGCAAAGGCCGGGCGCTGGAATCCGTCATCCGCGATCTCCAGGTCTGGTCGGAATCATGGATTACGGAAGAGGAATGCCGTTCCGCCTTCAGCGCTCCTCCGCAACCTTAA